A portion of the Deinococcus radiopugnans ATCC 19172 genome contains these proteins:
- the kdpF gene encoding K(+)-transporting ATPase subunit F: MNVFLLLLVLALAAYLLYALVRAERF, from the coding sequence ATGAATGTCTTTTTGCTGCTGCTGGTGCTGGCTTTGGCCGCCTACCTTCTCTACGCCCTCGTCCGTGCGGAGCGGTTCTGA